DNA sequence from the Methanolobus psychrophilus R15 genome:
ATGTATTAACGCCTTAAACCTTGCATTTGCATGTACGTGGGTGGTCCTGGCAGTATATGCCTTTCACCTTGTGCGTACTCGCATCTCTCTTAACAGGGAGCTTAGGAATATTGACAGATAATCGGATATCTTTCATGGGTGTTTAGATGGATAAGAAACACAAAAGTGTCCTTGCAGTCGCTTTTATTGTTATCGTGGGTATTGTAGGTCTGTGGAATGTGGACCTTTCACAGGGATATCTGCTGGTCTCCGAATTGCAGGAAGACCCGGATAAGTACGTAGGGCAGAATGTCAATACTATGGGTAATATCAAGAATGGCACTCTCAATGTTTCGACATCGGGGATCTCGTTTTTGCTGGAGGACCCTGAGGACGAGGCCTACGAGCTGGAAGTAGTATATACAGGATCCCTCCCGGCAAACCTTGTCGAAGGCACGGGCCTGAGTCTCAGCGGCAGGATGGTCTCTGAGAACAAGATAGAGGCTAATAAAATAGTTATGGGATGTCCTTCAAAGTATAGTGAGTGAACCGAAAACAGGACGGTATGATGGAAATAGAGAACCTTGAAGAATACCAGTTAATAAAGGCTTCAATGGACGGGCTTGTCGCTTCGATGGAGGACAGCTCGAAGATGAAAAAAATGCTGCTACATGTTTGCAGTTCCGGTGGCAAGAGCATCCGGCCTATCATACTGTTGCTGTGCACTGAAATATGCGGAGGGGAACGTGATAAGAGCGTTAATGCAGCCCTTGCTATCGAACTTATCCATTCTGCGTCTCTGATACATGATGATGTACTTGATGATGGTATTATACGCAGGGGTGTTGAGTCAGCCCCTAAGAAATATGGTGTTCCGGCTGCTATATTATGCGGGGATTTCCTGATTTCCAAAGCCGTCTCCCTAATTTCTTCCTATGGCACGGATTCAGTGCTTGAGTTCGGGAGGGCCGGAATGTATATGGCTGAAGGTGAGACCATTGATATCTCAAGTTCCTGTCCGGACTTTGGCAGGAAGAACTATTTCGAATGCATAAGCAAAAAGACGGCCTCTCTTTTCGCGGCAAGTGCTGTCATAGGTGCCTATGTTGCAGGCGCTGACCGGGAAACGGCAATGAAATTCAGGTCCTTTGGTGAAAACGTGGGCAACGCATACCAGATAGTCGATGACCTGCTGGAATATCTCAATAGGCTTGAGGATAAGCAGTCAACTTATGAGTCAGTGACCCTGCCGCTTCTCTACAGGAAGAGCATGGGGCACGAGGAAGCGGTGAGCCTGACAGTGAAGGAAGTGCTCCAGCACGTAAAAAAAGCAAAAGATGTCCTGCAGGGCTTTGGAGATTCAGTTGCAAAGGATAAGCTTCTCCTGATCACCAACCTGATCACAATTGATATGCTTCCAGCCAGCGTCCTTGAAATGAGCTGAGTACTTGTTCTTAACCAATTTATACATTTATTATCAGGTGTTTTCATGAAAGTTTATGATAAGTCCGTAATAAAGGTAAATGCGAGCACAGAAGATGGAAAAGTTGTGCTTGATACCCAAGGGCCATTGTCTGCGGTGGCAAAGCCTATAGTAAAGCGCATAAATAGTATTTTCCAGGAAGAAAAACCAATTCTTTCCGATGATGAGAGCATAATCTTTTCCACATGGGTCCCGCCCATGCCGGGAGAGGTGTTCAACAGGATGATCAATGCGCAGGTGGCCTCTATTCTTAAGAAGAGGGTTCCTGACCAGTTCTCTATCGGCATTACAGGCAGATGTCCCAATAACTGCATACACTGCGGTGCTGCGGGAATAGTTGCTGACCCGGAGTTGACCCTTGATGAGATCGATCGGACAGTTGACCGGGCGCTTGACCTTGGTAGTTATTATATCTCCTTTGACGGTGGAGAAACAATGCTTCGCAAAGACCTTTCCCAGATGGTTGCTGCTGTTGACAAGAGCCGTGCTGTAGCTACCTGCTTCACATCAGGTTTCGCTATGAATGAGCAGAAGGCCGGGGAACTTAAAGAGGCAGGCCTTTTTGCTGCACACATGAGCCTTGACAGTCCGGAAGAAAAGGAACATGACCGGGTCAGGGGACGTGAAGGAGCTTACAGGGACACTGTCAACGGCGTGAAAAATGTGCTGGATGCTGGCATCTTGGCCGATCTTTTCGTAGTTGTGTCGCCCCACAATATCGATCATCTTGACGGTTTCTACCAGTTTGCGGCTGATATGGGCATGCATGAGATGTCCGTGTACGAGATCGTGGCTGTGGGACGCTGGCTTGAACATGAGGATGAAGTGATAACTGAGAAAGATGTAAAGCGCCTGGCGGACTTCCAGAAGTCTGCAAACAGGAAGCCGGAGGGGCCAAGGGTGACCGCTTTACCCTATTTCATGGGGCCGGACCAGTTCGGGTGTTTTGCAGGCAGGCGCTGGATGCATGCAACTGCAGGAGGGGACGTACTTCCCTGCGCTTATACGCCTCTTTCCTTTGGGAACATCCGCGAGGAAGACCTTGGAGTAATCTGGGAGCGTATGGGCAGGCATGCTGCATACAAGTCCTCTGCAGATTACTGCATGATGCGTAATCCTCAGTTCAGGGAAAGGTACATCCATACTATTCCGGAAGGTGA
Encoded proteins:
- a CDS encoding radical SAM family Fe-S protein, whose protein sequence is MKVYDKSVIKVNASTEDGKVVLDTQGPLSAVAKPIVKRINSIFQEEKPILSDDESIIFSTWVPPMPGEVFNRMINAQVASILKKRVPDQFSIGITGRCPNNCIHCGAAGIVADPELTLDEIDRTVDRALDLGSYYISFDGGETMLRKDLSQMVAAVDKSRAVATCFTSGFAMNEQKAGELKEAGLFAAHMSLDSPEEKEHDRVRGREGAYRDTVNGVKNVLDAGILADLFVVVSPHNIDHLDGFYQFAADMGMHEMSVYEIVAVGRWLEHEDEVITEKDVKRLADFQKSANRKPEGPRVTALPYFMGPDQFGCFAGRRWMHATAGGDVLPCAYTPLSFGNIREEDLGVIWERMGRHAAYKSSADYCMMRNPQFRERYIHTIPEGEKLPLRLDLLKE
- a CDS encoding polyprenyl synthetase; the protein is MMEIENLEEYQLIKASMDGLVASMEDSSKMKKMLLHVCSSGGKSIRPIILLLCTEICGGERDKSVNAALAIELIHSASLIHDDVLDDGIIRRGVESAPKKYGVPAAILCGDFLISKAVSLISSYGTDSVLEFGRAGMYMAEGETIDISSSCPDFGRKNYFECISKKTASLFAASAVIGAYVAGADRETAMKFRSFGENVGNAYQIVDDLLEYLNRLEDKQSTYESVTLPLLYRKSMGHEEAVSLTVKEVLQHVKKAKDVLQGFGDSVAKDKLLLITNLITIDMLPASVLEMS